A DNA window from Streptococcus sp. LPB0220 contains the following coding sequences:
- the nrdH gene encoding glutaredoxin-like protein NrdH, which produces MVTIYSKNNCVQCKMTKRFLDSNHVEYREINLDEQPEFVDHVKNLGFNAAPVIQTPDEVFSGFQPAKLKKLS; this is translated from the coding sequence ATGGTAACCATTTATTCAAAAAATAATTGTGTTCAATGTAAAATGACTAAGCGATTCCTCGATAGCAATCACGTGGAATACCGTGAAATTAACTTAGACGAACAGCCAGAATTTGTAGATCACGTTAAGAATCTTGGATTCAATGCTGCTCCAGTTATTCAAACACCTGATGAAGTATTTTCTGGTTTTCAACCAGCTAAGTTGAAGAAACTTTCATAA
- a CDS encoding phosphocarrier protein HPr, with protein MASKDFHIVAETGIHARPATLLVQTASKFASDITLEYKGKSVNLKSIMGVMSLGVGQGADVVISAEGADADDAIAAISETMTKEGLA; from the coding sequence ATGGCTTCTAAAGATTTCCACATCGTGGCAGAAACAGGTATCCACGCACGTCCAGCAACTTTGTTGGTTCAAACTGCTAGCAAATTTGCTTCAGATATTACTCTTGAATACAAAGGTAAATCAGTTAACTTGAAATCAATCATGGGTGTTATGAGCCTTGGTGTTGGTCAAGGAGCAGACGTTGTAATCTCTGCAGAAGGTGCTGACGCTGATGATGCTATCGCAGCTATCTCAGAAACAATGACTAAAGAAGGATTGGCTTAA
- the ptsP gene encoding phosphoenolpyruvate--protein phosphotransferase yields MTKMLKGIAASDGVAVAKAYLLIQPDLSFETVSVEDTSAEEARLDAALEASQNELSLIRENAVASLGEEAAQVFDAHMMVLADPEMIGQIKETIRTKKINAEAGLKEVTDMFIAIFEGMEDNPYMQERAADIRDVTKRVLANLLGKKLPNPASINEEAIVVAHDLTPSDTAQLNKKYVKAFVTNIGGRTSHSAIMARTLEIAAVLGTNNITELVKEGDVLAVSGITGEVVINPTEEQIAEFKAAGEAYAKQKAEWALLKDAQTVTADGKHFELAANIGTPKDVEGVNDNGAEAVGLYRTEFLYMDSQDFPTEDDQYEAYKAVLEGMNGKPVVVRTMDIGGDKELPYFDLPKEMNPFLGYRALRISISETGNQMFRTQLRALLRASVHGKLRIMFPMVALLTEFRTAKGILEEEKAKLVAEGVAVADDIQVGIMIEIPAAAMLADQFAKEVDFFSIGTNDLIQYTMAADRMNEQVSYLYQPYNPSILRLINNVIKAAHAEGKWAGMCGEMAGDQTAVPLLVGMGLDEFSMSATSVLRTRSLMKKLDTAKMQEYANRALTECSTMEEVLELSKEYVNVD; encoded by the coding sequence ATGACAAAAATGCTAAAAGGAATTGCAGCATCTGACGGTGTTGCCGTTGCTAAGGCATATTTGCTCATTCAACCAGACTTATCATTTGAGACTGTTTCAGTCGAAGATACAAGTGCAGAAGAAGCTCGTTTGGATGCAGCTCTTGAAGCTTCACAAAACGAGCTTTCTCTTATTCGGGAGAATGCAGTAGCAAGCCTTGGTGAAGAAGCAGCGCAAGTTTTTGATGCGCATATGATGGTTCTTGCTGACCCTGAAATGATTGGTCAGATCAAAGAAACGATTCGTACGAAAAAAATCAATGCAGAAGCTGGCTTGAAAGAAGTCACTGACATGTTCATTGCAATCTTTGAAGGAATGGAAGACAATCCTTACATGCAAGAACGTGCAGCAGACATTCGTGATGTGACCAAACGTGTCCTTGCCAACTTGCTTGGTAAAAAATTGCCAAACCCTGCTTCTATCAATGAAGAAGCAATCGTGGTTGCGCATGACTTGACTCCATCTGATACAGCACAGTTGAACAAAAAGTATGTAAAAGCTTTTGTTACGAATATCGGTGGGCGTACAAGTCACTCAGCTATCATGGCTCGTACACTTGAAATCGCAGCTGTTCTTGGTACAAATAACATCACAGAACTTGTCAAAGAAGGCGATGTTTTGGCTGTTTCAGGGATCACTGGTGAAGTAGTGATCAACCCTACTGAAGAACAAATTGCAGAGTTCAAAGCAGCTGGTGAAGCTTATGCGAAACAAAAAGCTGAATGGGCTCTCCTTAAAGACGCTCAAACAGTAACTGCTGATGGAAAACACTTCGAGTTGGCTGCCAACATCGGTACACCTAAAGACGTTGAAGGTGTGAATGACAATGGAGCAGAAGCAGTTGGTCTCTACCGTACAGAATTCTTGTACATGGATTCTCAAGACTTCCCAACTGAAGATGACCAATACGAAGCCTATAAAGCAGTTCTTGAAGGTATGAATGGTAAACCTGTTGTCGTTCGTACAATGGATATCGGTGGGGATAAAGAACTCCCTTACTTCGATCTTCCTAAAGAAATGAACCCATTCTTGGGTTACCGTGCTTTGCGTATTTCTATCTCTGAAACTGGTAATCAAATGTTCCGTACACAATTGCGTGCCTTGCTTCGTGCATCTGTTCACGGTAAATTGCGGATCATGTTCCCAATGGTTGCTTTGTTGACGGAGTTCCGTACGGCTAAAGGCATTCTTGAAGAAGAAAAAGCAAAATTGGTTGCCGAAGGTGTTGCTGTGGCAGATGATATCCAAGTAGGGATCATGATTGAAATCCCAGCTGCTGCGATGCTTGCGGACCAATTTGCTAAGGAAGTTGATTTCTTCTCAATTGGTACAAACGACTTGATCCAATACACAATGGCTGCTGACCGTATGAACGAACAAGTTTCATACCTTTACCAACCATATAACCCATCTATCCTTCGTTTGATCAACAACGTGATCAAGGCGGCTCACGCTGAAGGCAAATGGGCTGGTATGTGTGGTGAAATGGCCGGTGACCAAACTGCTGTTCCACTTCTTGTCGGAATGGGCTTGGATGAGTTCTCTATGTCAGCTACATCTGTCCTTCGTACACGTAGCTTGATGAAGAAACTCGACACAGCTAAAATGCAAGAATACGCTAACCGTGCTCTTACTGAATGTTCAACAATGGAAGAAGTTCTTGAACTTTCAAAAGAATACGTGAACGTAGACTAA
- the glgB gene encoding 1,4-alpha-glucan branching protein GlgB, producing the protein MDRSTDLWTFGRGDNFHLQEYLGAHKETKGEQEGFTFRVWAPNAQAVDLIGDFTDWEARKIPMVRNEGGVWEVFCSDAKEGDIYKYLVTRQNGHQVQKIDPLALWMEKRPNTGSIIKTIPEKNWKDGLWRARRKKLGFKERPVNIYEVHAGSWKRNEDHSSYTFKQLKEELIPYLVEMNYTHVEFMPVMAHPLGLSWGYQLMGYFALEQTYGSPEEFQDFVEECHLNNIGVIVDWVPGHFIINDDALAYYDGTPTFEYQDEHRAHNYGWGALNFDLGKNQVQSFLISSLKFWIDTYHLDGIRVDAVSNMLYLDYDSGPWTPNIDGGNLNYEGVHFLRRLNAIIKNEHPDVMMIAEESSAGQKITGPEEEGGLGFDYKWNMGWMNDILRFYEEDPIYRKFDFNLVTFSFMYAFSENFLLPFSHDEVVHGKKSLMHKMWGDRYNQFAGLRNLLTYQICHPGKKLLFMGSEFGQFLEWKSEEQLEWGNLEDEMNAKMRRFTSQLNHFYKEHKELWEIDDSFDGLEIIDADNRDQSVLSMIRKNRKGDLLVCVFNMAPVERKDFTIGVPISAVYEEIWNTELEEWGGVWKEHNPTVQSQDGLWKDYEQTLTFTLPALGASIWKVKRKVRKTKSKTSDKK; encoded by the coding sequence ATGGATAGAAGCACAGACTTATGGACATTTGGAAGAGGGGATAATTTCCATCTTCAAGAGTACTTAGGAGCTCACAAGGAAACAAAGGGAGAACAAGAAGGCTTTACCTTCCGTGTTTGGGCTCCCAATGCTCAGGCGGTGGATCTGATTGGTGATTTCACTGATTGGGAAGCTCGTAAAATTCCAATGGTTCGTAATGAAGGAGGCGTCTGGGAAGTCTTCTGTTCCGATGCAAAAGAGGGAGATATATACAAGTATTTGGTGACTCGACAAAATGGTCATCAGGTGCAAAAAATCGATCCTCTAGCATTATGGATGGAAAAGAGACCCAATACAGGATCTATTATTAAGACCATTCCAGAGAAAAACTGGAAAGATGGTCTCTGGAGAGCACGCCGCAAAAAACTTGGTTTTAAGGAACGACCTGTTAATATTTATGAGGTTCACGCAGGATCGTGGAAACGTAATGAGGATCACAGTTCCTATACCTTCAAACAACTAAAAGAAGAATTGATTCCATATTTGGTGGAGATGAACTACACCCACGTGGAATTTATGCCAGTGATGGCCCATCCATTGGGCTTGAGTTGGGGCTATCAGCTTATGGGCTATTTTGCACTCGAGCAGACTTATGGTAGCCCAGAAGAGTTTCAAGACTTCGTGGAAGAATGCCACCTCAACAATATCGGAGTGATCGTGGATTGGGTACCAGGACATTTCATTATCAATGATGATGCCTTGGCTTATTATGATGGAACACCAACCTTTGAATACCAGGATGAACATCGTGCTCATAACTACGGATGGGGAGCCTTGAACTTCGATTTAGGGAAGAATCAAGTCCAGTCATTCTTGATTTCTAGTTTGAAGTTTTGGATTGATACCTATCATTTAGATGGGATTCGGGTCGATGCTGTGAGCAATATGCTCTATCTTGACTACGATAGCGGTCCATGGACACCAAATATTGATGGTGGAAACCTCAACTACGAAGGCGTTCATTTCCTTAGACGGTTGAATGCGATTATCAAGAACGAACACCCAGATGTCATGATGATTGCAGAAGAAAGTTCTGCTGGTCAAAAGATCACGGGTCCTGAAGAAGAAGGTGGACTTGGCTTTGACTATAAATGGAATATGGGGTGGATGAATGATATCCTTCGATTCTACGAAGAAGATCCCATCTACCGGAAATTTGACTTTAACCTGGTAACCTTTAGTTTCATGTATGCATTTTCTGAAAACTTCTTACTACCATTTTCACATGATGAAGTGGTGCATGGTAAGAAGAGTTTGATGCATAAGATGTGGGGAGATCGTTACAATCAATTTGCTGGACTCCGTAACCTCTTGACCTATCAGATTTGCCATCCAGGTAAGAAATTACTCTTTATGGGTTCAGAATTTGGTCAATTTTTGGAATGGAAGTCAGAAGAGCAATTGGAATGGGGCAATCTAGAGGATGAAATGAATGCTAAGATGCGTCGTTTCACTTCTCAGCTCAATCATTTCTACAAAGAACACAAGGAATTGTGGGAGATTGATGATAGCTTTGATGGCTTAGAGATTATTGATGCAGATAACCGGGATCAGAGCGTCTTGTCTATGATCCGGAAAAATCGTAAGGGTGATCTTTTGGTGTGCGTCTTTAATATGGCACCAGTAGAACGCAAGGACTTTACGATTGGTGTGCCTATATCAGCGGTCTATGAAGAAATTTGGAATACAGAATTAGAAGAATGGGGAGGTGTCTGGAAAGAGCACAATCCGACAGTTCAGTCTCAAGATGGACTGTGGAAGGATTATGAACAAACTTTGACCTTTACTTTGCCGGCTTTAGGAGCTAGCATTTGGAAGGTGAAACGGAAGGTTCGCAAAACGAAATCTAAAACATCAGATAAAAAATGA
- a CDS encoding glucose-1-phosphate adenylyltransferase codes for MKNEMLALILAGGQGTRLGKLTKNIAKPAVQFGGRYRIIDFALSNCVNSGIHNVGVITQYQPLAINSHIGNGSSWGLDGINTGVSILQPYSASEGNRWFEGTSHAILQNIDYIDSINPEYVLILSGDHIYKMDYDDMLQAHKDNNASLTVAVLDVPLKEASRFGIMNTDANNRIVEFEEKPAEPKSTKASMGIYIFDWARLRNMLVAAEKSDIDMSDFGKNVIPTYLESGESVYAYEFNGYWKDVGTIESLWEANMEYIDPNNALDSRDRHWKIYSRNLISPPNFFGEHGHVEDSLVVDGCSVDGTVKHSILSTEAQVREGAVVEDAVVMSNAIIGKGAVVKRAIIGEGAVIAEGVVIDGTEEVQVVGYNEKVGVATDED; via the coding sequence ATGAAGAATGAAATGCTCGCTTTAATTCTTGCCGGTGGGCAAGGAACACGTCTTGGAAAATTAACCAAAAACATCGCGAAACCTGCGGTTCAATTTGGTGGGCGCTATCGGATTATCGATTTTGCTCTCTCAAACTGTGTCAACTCAGGAATTCACAATGTTGGTGTGATTACACAGTATCAACCACTTGCCATTAACAGCCATATTGGGAATGGTTCCAGCTGGGGTTTAGATGGAATCAATACGGGTGTGTCTATTCTCCAACCTTATTCAGCTAGTGAAGGAAATCGTTGGTTTGAAGGAACTAGCCATGCCATCCTCCAAAACATCGACTATATCGACAGCATCAATCCTGAATATGTCTTGATTCTTTCTGGTGACCATATCTACAAGATGGACTATGATGACATGCTTCAAGCGCACAAGGATAATAACGCAAGTTTGACCGTTGCAGTCCTAGATGTACCTTTGAAGGAAGCAAGCCGTTTTGGAATCATGAATACAGATGCCAATAATCGGATTGTCGAATTTGAAGAAAAACCAGCTGAACCAAAATCAACTAAGGCTTCCATGGGGATTTACATCTTTGACTGGGCTCGTCTGCGCAATATGTTGGTTGCTGCTGAAAAGAGTGATATCGATATGTCAGACTTCGGTAAAAATGTCATTCCAACGTATCTAGAATCAGGCGAAAGTGTTTATGCTTATGAATTCAATGGTTATTGGAAAGACGTTGGTACGATTGAGTCTCTTTGGGAAGCCAATATGGAATATATCGATCCAAATAATGCCTTGGATAGTCGCGATCGTCACTGGAAAATCTATTCACGCAACCTTATTTCACCACCAAACTTCTTTGGAGAACATGGCCACGTCGAAGATTCTCTTGTCGTCGACGGTTGTTCGGTAGACGGTACAGTCAAACACTCCATCTTATCAACAGAAGCTCAAGTTCGTGAAGGAGCAGTTGTCGAAGATGCTGTCGTGATGAGCAATGCCATTATCGGTAAAGGAGCTGTCGTGAAACGCGCGATTATCGGAGAAGGCGCAGTCATTGCAGAAGGTGTCGTGATTGATGGAACAGAGGAAGTACAAGTTGTCGGTTACAATGAAAAAGTGGGGGTAGCAACAGATGAAGATTGA
- the glgD gene encoding glucose-1-phosphate adenylyltransferase subunit GlgD produces MKIDKYSAILGNTVGYHDMSTLTSHRPVASLPFDGKYRLIDFPLSSLANAGIRSVFGIFQQENISSVFDHIRSGREWGLSTLLSHYYLGIYNTPVENTTVGPEYYQQLLTYLKRSGSNQTVALNCDVLMNIDLNQIFHLHNTIDRPITVVYKKLHLQNISEVNAVLEIDETDHVTEQKLFDGQNPDEVYNMSTDVFIVDTPWLIEKIEEEAKKEYPQKLRYILRDLAVEYNAFAFEYTGYLANIHSVESYYHANLDMLENQKFMKLFSPNQKVYTKVKNEEPTYYSKTSHIKTSQFASGSIVEGTVERSIVSRRVRLYEGSEVRSSLLFPGVVVRENAIVEHAILDKGVEVAAGVTIRGTEETPVVVKKGTIVTEDIV; encoded by the coding sequence ATGAAGATTGATAAATATTCAGCCATTTTAGGAAATACAGTTGGGTATCATGATATGTCCACTTTGACCAGCCATCGTCCGGTAGCATCCCTACCGTTTGATGGGAAATACCGCTTAATCGACTTCCCATTGTCTAGTCTTGCAAATGCTGGTATTCGTAGTGTTTTTGGGATTTTCCAACAAGAAAATATTAGTTCGGTCTTTGACCATATTCGTTCAGGTCGTGAGTGGGGCTTGTCTACTTTATTGAGCCACTATTACCTCGGAATCTATAATACTCCAGTTGAAAATACAACGGTAGGACCAGAATACTACCAACAATTATTAACCTATTTGAAACGGTCTGGTTCTAATCAAACAGTTGCTTTGAACTGTGATGTATTAATGAATATTGACCTCAATCAGATTTTCCACCTTCATAATACCATTGATCGTCCGATTACAGTGGTTTATAAAAAGTTGCATCTGCAAAACATTTCTGAAGTGAATGCTGTCTTGGAAATTGATGAAACAGACCATGTTACAGAGCAAAAACTTTTTGATGGTCAGAATCCTGATGAAGTCTACAATATGTCAACAGATGTCTTTATTGTAGATACTCCTTGGTTGATTGAAAAAATTGAAGAAGAAGCCAAGAAAGAATACCCACAAAAATTGCGCTATATCTTGCGTGATTTGGCGGTGGAATACAATGCTTTTGCCTTTGAATATACAGGTTACTTAGCCAATATTCATTCAGTTGAATCATACTACCATGCAAACTTGGATATGTTGGAAAACCAAAAATTCATGAAGCTCTTTTCACCAAACCAAAAGGTGTATACGAAAGTGAAGAATGAAGAACCAACGTATTATTCCAAGACTTCACATATTAAAACGTCTCAATTTGCTTCGGGTAGTATTGTAGAAGGAACCGTTGAACGTTCCATTGTTTCACGTCGGGTACGCCTTTATGAAGGTTCAGAAGTACGCAGTAGCCTTCTCTTCCCTGGTGTAGTGGTTCGTGAAAATGCAATCGTTGAACATGCTATCCTGGATAAGGGGGTCGAAGTGGCTGCTGGCGTGACGATTCGTGGTACAGAGGAAACACCTGTCGTGGTTAAAAAAGGAACGATTGTTACAGAGGATATTGTCTAA
- the glgA gene encoding glycogen synthase GlgA, which yields MKLLFVAAEGAPFSKTGGLGDVIGALPKSLAKSGHDVRVILPYYDMVEAKFGDQIEDVLHFETKVGWRSQYVGVKRIVRDGVTFYFIDNQHYFFRGHVYGDFDDGERFAFFQLAALETMERVDFIPDVLHAHDYHTAMIPFLLKEKYRWIQAYHGIKTVLTIHNLEFQGQFDPGMLWDLFGVGFERYADGTLRWNDCLNWMKAGILYADRVTTVSPSYAHEIMTAEYGCGLDQILRMESGKVTGIVNGIDADLYNPETDPLLTHHFSLSDLSGKAASKRALQERVGLSVRDDVPLFGIVSRLTRQKGFDVVVEELHQLLQKDIQIVLLGTGDPGFENAFAWFGQAYPDKLSANITFDVQLAQEIYAASDVFLMPSRFEPCGLSQMMAMRYGTLPLVHEVGGLRDTVQPYNAVDGSGTGFSFNNLSGYWFNWAVDEALAVYYNDKQAWYGLQEQAMTRDFSWDTASQRYNDLYQSL from the coding sequence ATGAAACTATTATTTGTTGCAGCTGAAGGAGCACCGTTTTCTAAAACAGGTGGTTTGGGAGACGTTATTGGCGCTCTTCCTAAATCCTTAGCGAAAAGTGGTCATGATGTGCGCGTGATCCTCCCTTACTATGATATGGTAGAGGCTAAGTTTGGAGATCAAATCGAAGATGTCTTGCATTTTGAGACCAAGGTTGGCTGGAGAAGTCAATATGTTGGTGTGAAACGCATTGTGCGCGATGGAGTCACCTTTTACTTTATTGATAACCAACATTATTTCTTTAGGGGCCATGTGTATGGTGACTTCGATGATGGCGAACGCTTTGCCTTCTTCCAGCTCGCGGCCTTAGAAACGATGGAACGGGTTGATTTCATTCCAGATGTTCTTCATGCCCATGATTACCATACAGCGATGATTCCTTTCTTGCTGAAGGAAAAATACCGTTGGATTCAAGCTTATCATGGAATTAAGACAGTGTTGACCATCCATAATTTGGAATTCCAAGGTCAGTTCGACCCAGGAATGTTGTGGGATCTTTTCGGAGTTGGATTTGAACGCTATGCAGATGGAACACTTCGATGGAATGATTGCCTGAACTGGATGAAAGCCGGTATTCTATATGCTGACCGTGTAACAACCGTTTCTCCTAGCTATGCGCATGAGATTATGACTGCTGAATATGGTTGTGGCTTGGATCAGATCCTTCGAATGGAGTCTGGCAAGGTGACCGGAATTGTTAACGGGATTGATGCGGATCTGTATAATCCTGAAACGGATCCACTCTTGACTCATCACTTCAGTCTCTCAGATCTTTCAGGTAAAGCAGCCAGCAAACGAGCTCTTCAAGAACGTGTTGGTCTATCTGTTCGCGATGATGTTCCTTTGTTTGGGATCGTCTCTCGTTTGACACGTCAAAAAGGTTTTGATGTGGTGGTAGAAGAGTTGCATCAACTCTTGCAAAAGGATATTCAGATTGTTTTGCTGGGGACAGGAGACCCTGGATTTGAAAATGCCTTTGCTTGGTTTGGTCAAGCCTACCCAGATAAACTTTCAGCGAATATCACATTTGATGTCCAATTGGCCCAAGAAATCTATGCAGCGTCGGATGTCTTCTTGATGCCAAGCCGCTTTGAACCATGTGGCCTTTCTCAAATGATGGCCATGCGTTATGGAACCCTTCCTCTGGTGCATGAAGTCGGCGGACTTCGAGATACAGTCCAACCGTATAATGCTGTTGATGGAAGTGGAACAGGCTTTAGCTTCAATAATTTATCTGGCTATTGGTTTAACTGGGCAGTTGATGAAGCCTTGGCTGTCTACTACAATGACAAACAGGCTTGGTATGGTCTGCAAGAGCAAGCTATGACGCGTGACTTCTCATGGGATACGGCTAGTCAACGATACAATGATTTGTACCAATCCTTATAA